A genomic stretch from Parabacteroides sp. FAFU027 includes:
- a CDS encoding ParB/RepB/Spo0J family partition protein, with the protein MAAIKKNVLGRGLDALITMDEVKTGGSSSINEVDLKKIFPNPDQPRREFDQESLNELASSIRELGIIQPITLREVGSEKYQIIAGERRYRASILAGLSSIPAYIRTTGDEEVLEMALIENIQREDLNAIEVALAYQNLIEQYNLTQERLSERIGKKRTTIANFLRLLKLPADIQMGLKDKKIDMGHARALIPVDNPTVQLKIYEEILTHELSVRRVEELVKAYNAGKNIDDIAPKEKKKNALPEEYNLLKKHLTKYFKTRVQFSINEKGKGKISIPFKSEEDLERIINIFDGLK; encoded by the coding sequence ATGGCAGCAATTAAGAAAAATGTTCTCGGACGGGGGTTGGATGCTCTCATTACCATGGATGAAGTGAAAACCGGTGGTTCTTCGTCCATTAATGAGGTGGATCTGAAGAAGATTTTCCCCAATCCGGATCAGCCCCGTCGTGAGTTTGATCAGGAATCACTGAATGAGCTGGCGTCATCAATAAGAGAACTTGGGATTATTCAGCCCATTACACTCCGTGAAGTGGGTAGTGAGAAGTACCAGATTATCGCCGGAGAACGTCGTTACCGGGCTTCCATCTTAGCCGGTCTTTCTTCGATACCGGCCTACATCCGTACTACCGGAGATGAAGAGGTGCTTGAGATGGCGTTGATTGAAAATATCCAGCGTGAAGACCTGAATGCGATAGAGGTTGCCCTGGCTTATCAAAACCTCATCGAGCAATATAATCTTACCCAGGAACGTTTAAGTGAACGTATCGGTAAGAAAAGAACTACTATTGCCAACTTTCTGCGTCTTCTGAAGCTTCCGGCTGATATCCAGATGGGATTAAAGGATAAGAAGATCGACATGGGACACGCCCGCGCATTGATTCCGGTGGACAATCCGACTGTGCAGTTGAAGATTTACGAAGAGATACTGACTCATGAACTTTCGGTAAGAAGGGTAGAGGAGCTGGTAAAAGCATATAATGCCGGGAAAAATATTGACGATATTGCTCCGAAGGAGAAAAAGAAGAATGCTCTGCCCGAAGAATACAATCTTTTGAAGAAGCATTTGACTAAATATTTCAAGACCAGGGTTCAGTTTTCAATAAACGAAAAAGGTAAGGGAAAGATTAGTATTCCATTTAAATCGGAAGAAGATCTGGAACGGATTATCAATATTTTTGACGGATTAAAGTAA
- a CDS encoding GYF domain-containing protein has translation MNTYFIHQEGQSLGPFSIGELRQRKITPNTPVWSEGMDSWVSAKEVAELQFLFRSTPPPLIKPQVLPKPEEKVMPESPKTKEKKKSNGWVYVLFVIIVCISIAVFTYQQIRIDTLESDLTEQTDSLKDIRRVSDSRQTEIDEMKQEELMRQKEEKRISLTKQIAELNTQLDAEKAKLDKINEFQFFRSSEDKVQQVTAQQDVVNSLEQKIEALKKEQQENE, from the coding sequence GTGAACACATATTTTATTCATCAGGAGGGCCAGTCGTTAGGCCCGTTTTCTATTGGCGAATTGAGGCAGAGAAAAATAACACCGAATACTCCAGTTTGGAGTGAAGGTATGGATAGTTGGGTGTCAGCTAAGGAGGTTGCCGAATTGCAATTTCTCTTTAGAAGTACGCCGCCACCATTGATTAAACCGCAAGTACTACCGAAGCCGGAAGAAAAAGTTATGCCTGAATCTCCTAAAACTAAGGAGAAAAAGAAAAGCAATGGCTGGGTATATGTCTTGTTTGTGATAATCGTATGTATTAGCATAGCGGTTTTTACTTATCAGCAAATTAGAATAGATACACTTGAAAGCGATTTGACAGAACAGACAGATTCATTGAAAGATATCCGTCGTGTATCCGACAGCCGTCAGACAGAGATTGATGAAATGAAACAAGAAGAGCTGATGCGCCAGAAAGAAGAGAAACGAATCTCTCTTACAAAGCAGATCGCCGAATTAAATACGCAATTGGACGCGGAAAAAGCAAAGCTGGATAAGATCAATGAGTTTCAGTTTTTCCGTTCATCAGAAGATAAAGTGCAGCAAGTGACTGCCCAGCAGGATGTTGTCAACTCATTGGAACAGAAAATAGAAGCATTGAAAAAAGAGCAACAGGAGAACGAATAA
- a CDS encoding ParA family protein — MGKIIALANQKGGVGKTTTTINLAASLATLDKKVLVVDADPQANASSGLGIDIKSLQYSIYECMIDGVDIHEAIMPTCIENLSIVCSHIDLVGAELELLNVENRDRVLQSTLQKIRGEYDYILIDCSPSLGLITVNALTAADSVIIPVQSEYFALEGISKLLNTIKIIKSKLNPSLEIEGFLLTMYDSRLRLANQIYEELKRHFREMVFTTVIQRNIRLSEAPSHGLPVLLYDAESKGAINHIQLAKEIIEKNK; from the coding sequence ATGGGGAAAATCATTGCATTAGCTAATCAGAAAGGCGGGGTCGGTAAAACCACCACCACCATAAATCTGGCTGCTTCATTGGCTACACTCGATAAGAAAGTCCTTGTCGTAGATGCTGACCCTCAGGCCAATGCTTCTTCCGGATTGGGTATCGATATTAAATCGCTTCAATATTCGATCTACGAATGTATGATTGATGGTGTGGATATTCACGAAGCTATCATGCCGACCTGCATTGAGAATCTGAGTATCGTATGCTCTCATATCGATTTGGTTGGAGCCGAGCTGGAACTTTTGAATGTGGAAAATCGCGATCGGGTATTACAGAGTACTCTTCAAAAGATACGAGGTGAATATGATTACATTCTCATAGATTGCTCACCTTCTTTAGGCTTGATTACGGTAAATGCACTGACGGCTGCCGATTCGGTGATTATTCCGGTTCAATCAGAGTATTTTGCGTTGGAAGGGATTAGTAAACTGCTCAACACGATTAAAATCATCAAGTCCAAACTGAATCCATCCCTTGAGATTGAAGGTTTTCTCTTGACGATGTATGACTCACGTCTTCGTCTGGCGAACCAGATTTACGAAGAATTGAAACGTCATTTCCGTGAAATGGTATTTACGACAGTGATTCAGCGGAATATTCGATTGAGTGAGGCGCCAAGTCATGGCCTTCCGGTATTGCTTTATGATGCGGAATCAAAAGGGGCGATCAACCACATTCAGTTGGCTAAAGAGATTATTGAGAAAAATAAATAA